From the genome of Stigmatopora nigra isolate UIUO_SnigA chromosome 2, RoL_Snig_1.1, whole genome shotgun sequence:
atttaagaaaaaaataaaataaataatagttaTTCACATTGTGATAAGTCATACTGAGCAGTGTGGCTAACCGATTAGCTCTTGTCAATGCTCTTGTTttggtgccattgacgacactGGATGTCAATGACATAATTAGAGTTctcaattgttatttttttcttcttcagaatGGTGTTATGTCCGGCTTAATGCAGATTCTCCTGCTTAAAGTTTCCGCTCACATCACCGAGCAGCTCGGCATGGCTCCCGGAGGGGAGTTCAGGGAAGCCTTCAAAGAGGTGAAAAACAAGGGCTTGTCATTCCCCGCCTCCGCCTttgaggagaaaaagaaaagccaaTCCCAGtgcattttgtttccttttgaaacaGGCTGGACGTGTGCCCTTCTGCAAGTTTCATTTGGGCGACAGACCCATCCCGGTTACGTTCAAGAGGGCCATTGCTGCTCTTAGTTTGTGGCAGAAGGCCCGGCTGGCTTGGGGGCTCTGCTTCCTTTCCGACCCCATCAGGTAAGCCTGTCCCTCCCACCTCGAGAAAACCAAACGTGAGACTTGACAATTCTTCTCTTTTTCAGTAAAGAAGATGTGGAGAAATGCAAACAGAAAGATCTGCTGGAACAGACCATGTCGGAGATGATAGGAGAGTTCCCGGCTCTTCACCAGACCATCGTGGCCGAGAGAGACATCTACCTTACGCACTCACTGCGCCAGGCCACACGCTGTGTGGAAGCGCCCCCAGACGCCCAGAGTTGGTATTGCGCTCTCGAACGGGGAACGCAGAGTGGGCTttctaacactttttttttgtccactccTGTAGAAGTGCCTGCTGTTGTAGTGGGAGTCGTCGGAATGGGTCACGTCCCaggcattgaaaaaaattgggATCAGCATCTCAATGTTAGCGAAATTATGAGGTatgctcatctttttttgtgccaTTATTGCAACATTATGTGCTGCATTCAAAGCCTCTcgtaagaaaaaaatccaagatttGAAGGGATTTTTTCAGTGTGAAGAGACTTAGACCAAGAAGGTACCTAGATTTGAGTGGATTTTTTCTAAGTTTGAAGGGACTGAGAAAAAATCCACTTAAATCTTGGTCCCTTCTTGGtctaacacttagaaaaaatcctttgaccctattgaggattaagcggttcagaaaatgagatgagtacTTGGGTCTCAATAGCATTTTTGTGTACCTATGTACTCCTCTGTTGCTTTTTGTAAATTACAATGACTTAATATGCTTAATAAAGTCCACCTTTTACTTTTTTAACAATGTAATAATAAGAATTAtacattcaaattgattttctATAATTACCTTAGATTTGTcagtattttatatttcaacagtcatctttttttccagcaatttttttttttgcatcccaATGTATTCCTCCAATGTTTTAGGCATATTAATGAGTATTTATTTCCCACAGCGTGGCGCCACCGTCTCAGTTCAGCTGGGTCTTGCACACGGTGGTGAAAGGCGTCGTGCTGGGAATGCTGGGATACGCATGCTATCGCGCCGGAGGGACTTTAGTGGGAGCGCTGATGTCATCCGCCGCTGTACAATCGGCCGTGGACAACCTGCGACCACGCTGCACACAGGTCAGCTGAAAGCCGCTCGGTgaggttaaaaaacaaaatatatatataaatattaccgGTGGCCTTAAAAGAAGGTGCAAGAAGGAAAGGAACTCAGGCCCGTGGGGTGCCTACAAGGATATTTTGGGCCATACTGCCAAAGAAACCTACTTAGgattgttttgtcattttgtccAAAGGCTTTATTATCCTAGgtttcaaaataatacaaattatgTGCTACAAAGTTTAGCTCTTTGAAGCAGAaatcttttttgggggtcaaATCCATTATGAATCAATAGCCACACACCCTTGCAATATGTATTTCAAAgattttatgtgtatatatatatattccccaATGCTAAATATTTGAACTGGATACTGATACATAAATATGATTAATACCAATTTGAATATtacttaactttaaaaaaatctttacgcTATTAAGaatgataggcgtccaatcatgcGTTTTTTTCGATGAGTAAGTGTTaacaagtgacccaaaaatgcaacaaaattaTGACCAAAAAGGAAATGTTTTTCCCTCTTTGTGCAgtcattatgcatttttttgcaatttatcgCCCTATTGCTATTGTCATGCCCCTTTTTCACAACTATATTATCAAATCCATAATGAAAATTATACAATTAtacattttacaattaaaatacCAAGCAGagaaatattttctcaaaaatgtTGGTTTTCCGACTTGTTTTGACATGATCAGGACCATTCATTTCTTACCAAAACAGTTATTTACGTGGCATGTGTATGTAAACAAACGATACAATTCATGtcttagcattaaaaaaaggcattttatgCTAACAAGTGCCTCCAATCATCATCAAatgtatatgcatttttttactctGTATTACCACCAACTGGTCAATACAAGTTTATTATGTtacaaatgcatattttgtgttcatttgaAAACGATACTTTCCAAATGTCAGCCATTAGTGGTTATATGGAGACAATTTGATACAAAACAGTGTTCAGAATTAATAATACAAGATTAAATATACTTCTTTGAAAGTGGCCctgtagaaaagaaaaaaaacattacaaaaaacaaCCCATTGAGCaaatttgtaacatttttgcAGTCTTCCAGGAATGAGTgacgccatttttttgtgtggccaatccatttcaactgtatatatataaatataaatcaagACTTCCTGCAAATTCAGTGATTCTTTT
Proteins encoded in this window:
- the trabd gene encoding traB domain-containing protein → MDPDSNSEDGSVGPPEEPVEESPPSLPPGLSDREAIELLWQYRAQRRQSSPELPETVTRLVSPDGSLLYLVGTAHFSDSSKKDVAMTIRAVQPDVVVVELCQYRVSMLKMDESTLLKEAKEINLEKVQQAIKQNGVMSGLMQILLLKVSAHITEQLGMAPGGEFREAFKEAGRVPFCKFHLGDRPIPVTFKRAIAALSLWQKARLAWGLCFLSDPISKEDVEKCKQKDLLEQTMSEMIGEFPALHQTIVAERDIYLTHSLRQATRCVEAPPDAQKVPAVVVGVVGMGHVPGIEKNWDQHLNVSEIMSVAPPSQFSWVLHTVVKGVVLGMLGYACYRAGGTLVGALMSSAAVQSAVDNLRPRCTQVS